The region aaagaacTTGAAAATCTCCTTTAAATTCAACTTACCAGGTAGGATTTCTACGCATCTCAGGTATATATTATAACAGTTCCATATAGACCAAGttgttaaaatgttttcttacaTTCTCTACATGGAAAACTTAGAAAGCGAAATCACTTTCAGAGTTAAGTAGGCTAAAGATAAACATATCGAGCGTTCGTGATCTTGAATCCCCATATCAACGATATAAAACAAATACCTTTCTGCAGTAGGAAACCATCTTATCTATCAGGGCGATAAGATCGCTTTGACGTAGACGAGATCAGAAATGTAGAGCGAAATTTTTCAGTGAATTAACTTCAAATTGAGCGAGAGAAACGCACACGTAGGGAAATGCGATGGATGTGGTGAAATGCCGTATATCTTAACCCTGGAATGAGGCAATCGTTAGCTACGCTTGCTTACCTGATCTCCGAACCCTTTAGAGACGCGGGTGAAAGTGGTCGGGGGGGACTGGGCCATAAAACCCGTACAATTTCAGACGTTTTACTAACCCAGATGATTTTATGTTTCAGGCGAACTTATGCTACTCAACGAGGCCACATTTCTGGACAATTTGAAAACACGTTACTACAAAGACAAGATCTACGTGAGTACTTACTACGCAGAAGAACCAGCCGAAATGGAACTCAGTTGAGCACTTCTCTTCCAGACATATGTGGCCAACATATTAATCGCCGTGAATCCGTACCGCGAGATCAAGGAGCTCTACGCACCCGATACCATCAAGAAGTACAATGGCCGTTCCCTGGGTGAACTGCCTCCTCATGTCTTTGCCATTGGTGAGTGGTTTACATCGCTGTAAATGATATAGGAGTATATTAACGATTCCAATATCAACCAACAGCGGATAAGGCCATACGAGATATGCGGGTCTACAAGCTGTCGCAGTCGATCATCGTGTCCGGCGAGTCTGGTGCCGGCAAGACAGAGTCCACCAAATACCTGCTCAAATACCTGTGCTACTCGCACGACAGTGCCGGACCCATAGAGACCAAGATATTGGATGGTAGGTCTTGAAAGTGTACCTCGTTGGGACTACCTCCTAATGGTAATATGATATATTTTTCCCTAGCCAATCCCGTGCTGGAGGCCTTTGGCAATGCCAAGACCACTAGGAACAACAACTCCTCGCGGTTTGGCAAGTTCATTGAGGTGCACTACGATGCCAAGTGCCAGGTGGTCGGTGGCTATATATCCCACTATCTGCTGGAGAAGAGTCGCATCTGCACGCAGAGCGCCGAGGAGCGGAACTACCATGTCTTTTACATGCTCCTCGCAGGAGCTCCGCAGCAGCTACGCGACAAGCTGAGCTTGGGCAAGCCAGATGATTATAGGGTAAGCGATCTTAAAATCCTTAGATCAATCTCCTTCTCATAGTTAAATCTTCTTTGGCAGTATCTCTCTGGGTGCACTCAGTACTTTGCCAACGCAAAGACGGAGCAGCTTATACCGGGCTCGCAGAAGTCCAAGAACCACCAGCAGAAGGGTCCGCTCAAGGATCCCATAATCGATGACTACCAGCACTTCCATAACCTGGACAAGGCTCTGGGTCGTCTGGGACTGTCGGATACGGAGAAACTGGGCATCTATTCGCTGGTGGCAGCTGTGCTCCACCTGGGCAACATTGCCTTCGAGGAGATTCCCGACGATGTGCGCGGTGGCTGCCAGGTGTCTGAGGCTTCGGAGCAGTCGCTGACCATCACCAGTGGACTGTTGGGCGTGGACCAGACGGAGCTCCGAACGGCCTTGGTTTCCCGGGTGATGCAGAGCAAGGGAGGTGGCTTCAAGGGCACGGTTATCATGTAAGGATCAGCCTTTAAGGGGAGCTGTAAGAGTAATCCTTGAATAACACACCTACTCTATCCACTCCCAGGGTTCCTCTGAAGATCTACGAGGCTAGCAATGCTCGGGATGCCCTGGCCAAGGCCATCTACAGTCGTCTCTTCGATCGCATCGTGGGCCTGATCAACCAGAGCATTCCCTTCCAGGCCTCCAACTTCTACATCGGTGTGCTCGATATTGCCGGCTTTGAATACTTCACCGTGAACTCCTTCGAGCAGTTCTGCATCAACTACTGCAACGAGAAGCTGCAGAAGTTCTTCAACGATAATATCCTGAAGAACGAGCAGGAGCTCTACAAGAAGGAAGGACTCAATGTGCCGGAGATCACGTTTACGGACAACCAGGACATCATCGAACTGATCGAGGCCAAGTCGAATGGCATCTTCACGCTGCTGGACGAGGAGTCCAAGCTGCCGAAGCCCTCGTACTCGCACTTCACCGCCGAGGTACACAAGTCCTGGTCGAATCACTACCGTCTGGGCTTGCCGCGATCCTCGCGCCTGAAGGCCCACCGCACGCTGCGGGATGAGGAGGGCTTTCTGGTGCGCCACTTTGCCGGCGCCGTGTGCTACAACACGGAGCAGTTCATCGAGAAGAACAACGACGCGTTGCATGCCTCGCTGGAGGGTTTGGTCCAGGAGTGCGACAATCCCCTGCTGCAGACCCTCTTCCCCTCGGGCAGCAGCACCTCGGTGCGCGGCAAGCTCAACTTCATATCCGTGGGCTCCAAGTTCAAGACCCAGCTGGGTGAGCTCATGGAGAAGCTGGAACAGAATGTGGGTATTaggattttttattaaaatcggaggGTAATGGATGATTCCCTTTTCCAGGGCACCAACTTCATCCGCTGCATCAAGCCGAACAGCAAGATGATCGATCGCCAGTTCGAGGGCAGCCTGGCGCTGGCCCAGCTGAAGTGCTCGGGCACCATATCCGTGCTGGAGCTCATGGAGCACGGCTATCCATCGCGTGTCCTCTTCGCGGATCTGTACAGCATGTACAAGTCGGTGCTGCCGCCGGAGTTGGTCTCCTTGCCGGCTCGCACCTTCTGCGAGGCCATGTTCCAGTCGCTCAACCTGAGCGCCAAGGACTTCAAGTTCGGCATCACCAAGGTCTTCTTCCGACCGGGCAAATTCGTGGAGTTTGACCGCATCATGCGCTCGGATCCGGAGAACATGCTGGCCATTGTGGCAAAGGTCAAGAAATGGCTGATTCGGTCGCGTTGGGTCAAGTCCGCACTGGGAGCCCTGTGCGTGATCAAGCGTAAGTTGCCCTATAAACTCTTCTATACAATCTCTTGAATAATAATTACTTGTATTTCCTTAGTGCGCAATCGAATCATCTACCGCAACAAGTGCGTCCTGATAGCCCAGCGCATAGCCCGAGGTTTCCTGGCCCGAAAGCAGCATCGTCCGCGGTACCAGGGCATCGGCAAGATCAACAAGATCCGCACCAACACCCTGAAGACCATCGAAATAGCCAGCGGCCTGAAAATGGGTCGTGATGAGATTGTCAGTGGGGTGAATGATATCTACAGGCAGATCGACGATGCCATCAAGAAAATCAAGGTGGGTATTGGTACTGGTATTCCTCCAGATATAACTTATTGATTCCGTATTCTCCCTCTGTACAGCTGAATCCCCGCATCACCCAACGGGAAATGGACTCGATGTACACCGTGGTCATGGCCAACATGAACAAACTCACCGTGGATCTGAACACCAAGCtcaaggagcagcagcaggccgaGGAGCAAGAGCGTCTGCGCAAGATCCAAGAGGCTCTGGAGGCCGAGCGGGCGGccaaggaggcggaggagcagcGCCAGCGGGAGGAGATCGAGAACAA is a window of Drosophila biarmipes strain raj3 chromosome 3R, RU_DBia_V1.1, whole genome shotgun sequence DNA encoding:
- the LOC108026282 gene encoding myosin heavy chain 95F isoform X3; its protein translation is MLEDTQLVWVRDAAEGYIQGRITEIGAKEFEVTPTDRKYPKRTCHFDDIHSSCEGPQDHDDNCELMLLNEATFLDNLKTRYYKDKIYTYVANILIAVNPYREIKELYAPDTIKKYNGRSLGELPPHVFAIADKAIRDMRVYKLSQSIIVSGESGAGKTESTKYLLKYLCYSHDSAGPIETKILDANPVLEAFGNAKTTRNNNSSRFGKFIEVHYDAKCQVVGGYISHYLLEKSRICTQSAEERNYHVFYMLLAGAPQQLRDKLSLGKPDDYRYLSGCTQYFANAKTEQLIPGSQKSKNHQQKGPLKDPIIDDYQHFHNLDKALGRLGLSDTEKLGIYSLVAAVLHLGNIAFEEIPDDVRGGCQVSEASEQSLTITSGLLGVDQTELRTALVSRVMQSKGGGFKGTVIMVPLKIYEASNARDALAKAIYSRLFDRIVGLINQSIPFQASNFYIGVLDIAGFEYFTVNSFEQFCINYCNEKLQKFFNDNILKNEQELYKKEGLNVPEITFTDNQDIIELIEAKSNGIFTLLDEESKLPKPSYSHFTAEVHKSWSNHYRLGLPRSSRLKAHRTLRDEEGFLVRHFAGAVCYNTEQFIEKNNDALHASLEGLVQECDNPLLQTLFPSGSSTSVRGKLNFISVGSKFKTQLGELMEKLEQNGTNFIRCIKPNSKMIDRQFEGSLALAQLKCSGTISVLELMEHGYPSRVLFADLYSMYKSVLPPELVSLPARTFCEAMFQSLNLSAKDFKFGITKVFFRPGKFVEFDRIMRSDPENMLAIVAKVKKWLIRSRWVKSALGALCVIKLRNRIIYRNKCVLIAQRIARGFLARKQHRPRYQGIGKINKIRTNTLKTIEIASGLKMGRDEIVSGVNDIYRQIDDAIKKIKLNPRITQREMDSMYTVVMANMNKLTVDLNTKLKEQQQAEEQERLRKIQEALEAERAAKEAEEQRQREEIENKRLKAEMETRRKAAEAQRLRQEEEDRRAALALQEQLEKEAKDDAKYRQQLEQERRDHELALRLANESNGQVEDSPPVIRKSENVRAQQQALGKQKYDLSKWKYSELRDAINTSCDIELLEACRQEFHRRLKVYHAWKAKNRKRTTMDENERAPRSVMEAAFKQPPLVQPIQEIVTAQHRYFRIPFMRANAPDNTKRGLWYAHFDGQWIARQMELHADKPPILLVAGTDDMQMCELSLEETGLTRKRGAEILEHEFNREWERNGGKAYKNLGAKPNGPAAAMQKQQ
- the LOC108026282 gene encoding myosin heavy chain 95F isoform X1 — encoded protein: MLEDTQLVWVRDAAEGYIQGRITEIGAKEFEVTPTDRKYPKRTCHFDDIHSSCEGPQDHDDNCELMLLNEATFLDNLKTRYYKDKIYTYVANILIAVNPYREIKELYAPDTIKKYNGRSLGELPPHVFAIADKAIRDMRVYKLSQSIIVSGESGAGKTESTKYLLKYLCYSHDSAGPIETKILDANPVLEAFGNAKTTRNNNSSRFGKFIEVHYDAKCQVVGGYISHYLLEKSRICTQSAEERNYHVFYMLLAGAPQQLRDKLSLGKPDDYRYLSGCTQYFANAKTEQLIPGSQKSKNHQQKGPLKDPIIDDYQHFHNLDKALGRLGLSDTEKLGIYSLVAAVLHLGNIAFEEIPDDVRGGCQVSEASEQSLTITSGLLGVDQTELRTALVSRVMQSKGGGFKGTVIMVPLKIYEASNARDALAKAIYSRLFDRIVGLINQSIPFQASNFYIGVLDIAGFEYFTVNSFEQFCINYCNEKLQKFFNDNILKNEQELYKKEGLNVPEITFTDNQDIIELIEAKSNGIFTLLDEESKLPKPSYSHFTAEVHKSWSNHYRLGLPRSSRLKAHRTLRDEEGFLVRHFAGAVCYNTEQFIEKNNDALHASLEGLVQECDNPLLQTLFPSGSSTSVRGKLNFISVGSKFKTQLGELMEKLEQNGTNFIRCIKPNSKMIDRQFEGSLALAQLKCSGTISVLELMEHGYPSRVLFADLYSMYKSVLPPELVSLPARTFCEAMFQSLNLSAKDFKFGITKVFFRPGKFVEFDRIMRSDPENMLAIVAKVKKWLIRSRWVKSALGALCVIKLRNRIIYRNKCVLIAQRIARGFLARKQHRPRYQGIGKINKIRTNTLKTIEIASGLKMGRDEIVSGVNDIYRQIDDAIKKIKLNPRITQREMDSMYTVVMANMNKLTVDLNTKLKEQQQAEEQERLRKIQEALEAERAAKEAEEQRQREEIENKRLKAEMETRRKAAEAQRLRQEEEDRRAALALQEQLEKEAKDDAKYRQQLEQERRDHELALRLANESNGQVEDSPPVIRNGVNDASPMGSNKLISFSQVVSNIASRYLNKSENVRAQQQALGKQKYDLSKWKYSELRDAINTSCDIELLEACRQEFHRRLKVYHAWKAKNRKRTTMDENERAPRSVMEAAFKQPPLVQPIQEIVTAQHRYFRIPFMRANAPDNTKRGLWYAHFDGQWIARQMELHADKPPILLVAGTDDMQMCELSLEETGLTRKRGAEILEHEFNREWERNGGKAYKNLGAKPNGPAAAMQKQQ
- the LOC108026282 gene encoding myosin heavy chain 95F isoform X2, whose protein sequence is MLEDTQLVWVRDAAEGYIQGRITEIGAKEFEVTPTDRKYPKRTCHFDDIHSSCEGPQDHDDNCELMLLNEATFLDNLKTRYYKDKIYTYVANILIAVNPYREIKELYAPDTIKKYNGRSLGELPPHVFAIADKAIRDMRVYKLSQSIIVSGESGAGKTESTKYLLKYLCYSHDSAGPIETKILDANPVLEAFGNAKTTRNNNSSRFGKFIEVHYDAKCQVVGGYISHYLLEKSRICTQSAEERNYHVFYMLLAGAPQQLRDKLSLGKPDDYRYLSGCTQYFANAKTEQLIPGSQKSKNHQQKGPLKDPIIDDYQHFHNLDKALGRLGLSDTEKLGIYSLVAAVLHLGNIAFEEIPDDVRGGCQVSEASEQSLTITSGLLGVDQTELRTALVSRVMQSKGGGFKGTVIMVPLKIYEASNARDALAKAIYSRLFDRIVGLINQSIPFQASNFYIGVLDIAGFEYFTVNSFEQFCINYCNEKLQKFFNDNILKNEQELYKKEGLNVPEITFTDNQDIIELIEAKSNGIFTLLDEESKLPKPSYSHFTAEVHKSWSNHYRLGLPRSSRLKAHRTLRDEEGFLVRHFAGAVCYNTEQFIEKNNDALHASLEGLVQECDNPLLQTLFPSGSSTSVRGKLNFISVGSKFKTQLGELMEKLEQNGTNFIRCIKPNSKMIDRQFEGSLALAQLKCSGTISVLELMEHGYPSRVLFADLYSMYKSVLPPELVSLPARTFCEAMFQSLNLSAKDFKFGITKVFFRPGKFVEFDRIMRSDPENMLAIVAKVKKWLIRSRWVKSALGALCVIKLRNRIIYRNKCVLIAQRIARGFLARKQHRPRYQGIGKINKIRTNTLKTIEIASGLKMGRDEIVSGVNDIYRQIDDAIKKIKLNPRITQREMDSMYTVVMANMNKLTVDLNTKLKEQQQAEEQERLRKIQEALEAERAAKEAEEQRQREEIENKRLKAEMETRRKAAEAQRLRQEEEDRRAALALQEQLEKEAKDDAKYRQQLEQERRDHELALRLANESNGQVEDSPPVIRNGVNDASPMGSNKLIRSENVRAQQQALGKQKYDLSKWKYSELRDAINTSCDIELLEACRQEFHRRLKVYHAWKAKNRKRTTMDENERAPRSVMEAAFKQPPLVQPIQEIVTAQHRYFRIPFMRANAPDNTKRGLWYAHFDGQWIARQMELHADKPPILLVAGTDDMQMCELSLEETGLTRKRGAEILEHEFNREWERNGGKAYKNLGAKPNGPAAAMQKQQ